A single Campylobacter hyointestinalis subsp. hyointestinalis DNA region contains:
- the nadD gene encoding nicotinate (nicotinamide) nucleotide adenylyltransferase, whose protein sequence is MNIAIFGGSFDPPHNGHNAIVKTALLVLDIDKLIIVPTFLNPFKSKFSTDPKKRLVWCETLWGNLKKVEISKFEIEQNRAVPSLESVLHFKKIYNPGMIYLIIGADQLANLEKWYKFNILNTLVKFVVASRDDIYVPPNLQKLDLNVKISSTKVRDELDFSNVPELIRRDVIKFYEEKQMQDRINRITKLLDEKKAENIEVVDMQGREYLAKFVIIATTLTGRHAYALLDDLKTELKPNGEEFLGVESSDDWTVIDLGDIMIHLMSEAYRAKYNIEEFLKDLKK, encoded by the coding sequence TTGAATATTGCAATTTTCGGCGGAAGTTTTGATCCTCCTCATAACGGTCATAACGCAATAGTAAAAACCGCTTTGCTAGTTTTAGATATAGATAAGCTCATCATTGTCCCAACATTTTTAAATCCATTTAAATCTAAATTTAGCACAGATCCCAAAAAACGCCTTGTTTGGTGCGAAACTCTTTGGGGAAATTTAAAAAAAGTAGAGATTAGTAAGTTTGAAATAGAACAAAATAGAGCCGTACCTAGCCTAGAAAGCGTTTTGCATTTTAAAAAAATTTATAATCCGGGTATGATCTATCTCATCATCGGCGCGGATCAGCTTGCAAATTTAGAAAAATGGTATAAATTTAACATTTTAAATACCTTGGTAAAGTTCGTAGTCGCCTCAAGGGATGATATTTATGTACCGCCGAATTTGCAAAAACTAGATTTAAATGTTAAAATCTCATCGACAAAAGTCAGAGACGAGCTTGACTTTTCTAATGTTCCAGAACTTATACGCAGGGACGTTATCAAATTTTACGAGGAAAAACAAATGCAAGACAGGATAAATAGGATCACGAAACTACTTGATGAAAAAAAAGCTGAAAATATCGAAGTTGTAGATATGCAAGGTCGCGAATATTTAGCTAAATTCGTCATCATAGCCACGACTCTTACTGGTCGCCATGCTTACGCACTTTTAGACGATCTAAAAACTGAACTCAAACCAAATGGTGAAGAATTTCTAGGCGTTGAGAGCAGCGATGACTGGACAGTGATCGACCTAGGCGATATCATGATCCATCTTATGAGCGAAGCTTACAGAGCAAAATACAATATAGAAGAATTTTTAAAAGATCTTAAAAAATAA
- the tatA gene encoding twin-arginine translocase TatA/TatE family subunit, whose amino-acid sequence MGSFSMGHWLIVLAIVVLLFGAKKIPELAKGVGKGIKSFKKEMEDEPVEKIEKAEDTQNVQKQNETTKNV is encoded by the coding sequence ATGGGTAGTTTTAGTATGGGACACTGGCTAATAGTACTTGCTATAGTCGTTTTATTATTTGGAGCAAAAAAGATACCAGAACTAGCAAAAGGTGTCGGTAAAGGTATAAAAAGTTTTAAAAAAGAGATGGAAGATGAGCCAGTAGAAAAAATAGAAAAAGCTGAAGATACACAGAATGTTCAAAAACAAAACGAAACCACAAAGAACGTTTGA
- the argS gene encoding arginine--tRNA ligase — MKNSVKAEIYSILERDFILEKPKDKNLAHYATPLAFSLAKELKKSPMLIAEEIANKFKNSKLFDAISINGYLNFKLKGEFLDDLATKALKLDNAFGTNISNKESIFIEYISANPTGPLHIGHVRGAVYGDTLARIARHIGKDVFTEYYINDAGNQIDLLGVSISLFAREVLFSENVQYPEKYYRGEYIEDIARLALDKFGKEIFYDESRNLELAEFGKDEVLKVIKKDLSDVGIFIESWASEKALYDGLELTIKKLENSGEMYEKDGTIYIASTKLGDDNDRVVVRNDGRPTYLAGDIVYHNAKFEKNFDHYINIWGADHHGYIARLKAAIHFLGYDENRLEVILMQMVSLLKEGKPFKMSKRAGTSVLMSDILSEIGSDALRFIFISKANTSSLEFDIDELKKQDSSNPIFYINYAHARINQIFAKAKKSPSDVINADLSSLDENAKNLLFEALLLPEVLEDAFSSRSLHKLPDYLKTLSASFHKFYNENRVVGASNENEYLKLFSVVALSIKVALNLMGIKAKEKMEH; from the coding sequence ATGAAAAACAGTGTTAAAGCTGAAATTTACAGTATTTTAGAGCGTGACTTTATCTTAGAAAAACCAAAAGATAAAAATTTAGCCCACTACGCAACTCCGCTTGCATTTAGCTTGGCTAAAGAGCTTAAAAAATCTCCTATGCTTATAGCGGAGGAAATTGCAAATAAATTTAAAAATAGCAAGTTGTTTGATGCTATCTCGATAAACGGATATCTAAATTTCAAGCTCAAAGGTGAGTTTTTAGATGATTTAGCAACCAAAGCTTTAAAACTTGATAACGCTTTTGGCACTAATATATCAAATAAAGAGAGTATCTTTATCGAGTATATCAGCGCAAATCCAACTGGACCTTTGCATATAGGGCATGTAAGAGGCGCGGTTTATGGCGATACATTAGCAAGGATAGCTAGACATATAGGAAAAGATGTTTTTACAGAGTACTATATAAATGATGCAGGAAATCAGATAGATCTACTTGGTGTATCCATAAGTCTTTTTGCCCGTGAAGTTTTATTTAGTGAAAATGTGCAGTATCCTGAGAAATATTATCGTGGCGAATATATCGAAGATATCGCTAGACTTGCGCTTGATAAATTTGGCAAAGAGATATTTTATGATGAAAGTAGAAATTTAGAGCTTGCAGAATTTGGTAAAGATGAGGTTTTGAAGGTCATTAAAAAAGATCTTAGCGACGTTGGTATATTTATAGAAAGCTGGGCTAGTGAAAAAGCGCTTTATGACGGTCTTGAACTAACTATAAAAAAGCTTGAAAATAGTGGTGAGATGTACGAAAAAGACGGTACTATCTATATAGCCTCTACAAAACTAGGCGATGACAACGATAGAGTTGTAGTAAGAAATGATGGTAGACCTACATATCTAGCTGGAGATATAGTTTATCACAATGCTAAATTTGAGAAGAATTTTGATCATTATATAAATATTTGGGGAGCAGATCATCACGGATATATAGCTAGGCTAAAAGCTGCTATACATTTTTTAGGTTATGATGAAAATCGTCTTGAAGTTATATTGATGCAGATGGTTAGCTTGTTAAAAGAGGGAAAACCGTTTAAGATGAGCAAGCGTGCAGGTACTAGTGTGCTTATGAGTGATATCTTAAGTGAGATAGGAAGCGACGCGCTTAGATTTATATTTATCTCAAAAGCAAATACGAGCAGTCTTGAGTTTGATATAGATGAGCTTAAAAAGCAAGATAGCTCAAACCCTATTTTTTATATAAATTACGCACACGCTAGAATAAATCAAATTTTCGCAAAAGCCAAAAAGTCACCTAGCGACGTCATAAATGCTGATCTTTCAAGCTTGGACGAAAATGCGAAAAATCTCCTTTTTGAAGCTCTTTTATTGCCTGAGGTTTTAGAAGATGCGTTTAGTTCAAGATCTTTACATAAGCTACCCGACTATCTTAAAACTTTAAGTGCGAGTTTCCATAAGTTCTATAATGAAAATCGCGTGGTAGGCGCTAGTAATGAAAATGAGTACTTAAAGCTATTTTCAGTCGTGGCTCTAAGCATTAAAGTAGCCCTAAATCTTATGGGGATCAAGGCAAAAGAGAAGATGGAGCATTGA
- the gmk gene encoding guanylate kinase codes for MSGQILILSGPSGSGKSTLLSKLMKEFDGIYFSISSTTRSIREGEIAGVSYHYISEDEFKRGIDEGKFLEWAQVHKNYYGTSLEPVEAALKAGKIVIFDIDVQGFHLAQKKYGEIITSVFVTTKNRDELKKRLKLRGTDSDEVIENRLFNAATEMAHISEYDYLIINENLEKSYLDLRAIFSSLLVKVENYAVNQVIDDWCNK; via the coding sequence GTGAGCGGACAAATTCTTATCTTAAGTGGTCCTAGCGGAAGTGGAAAAAGTACGCTTTTATCAAAATTGATGAAGGAATTTGATGGTATTTATTTTTCCATTTCAAGCACTACTAGAAGTATAAGAGAAGGCGAGATTGCTGGAGTAAGCTATCATTATATCAGCGAAGATGAGTTTAAAAGGGGCATAGACGAGGGTAAATTTTTAGAATGGGCACAAGTACATAAGAATTATTATGGAACTAGTCTTGAGCCAGTTGAAGCAGCTCTAAAAGCTGGAAAGATCGTCATCTTTGATATAGACGTGCAAGGTTTTCATCTAGCACAAAAAAAATACGGCGAAATCATAACATCGGTTTTTGTCACTACCAAAAATAGAGACGAACTAAAAAAACGACTAAAACTTAGAGGTACTGATAGCGATGAAGTTATAGAAAATAGGCTTTTTAACGCCGCTACTGAGATGGCTCACATAAGTGAATACGACTACTTGATCATCAATGAAAATCTAGAAAAATCATATCTAGATTTAAGGGCTATTTTTAGCTCTCTTTTGGTAAAAGTCGAAAATTATGCCGTAAATCAAGTGATAGATGATTGGTGCAATAAGTAA
- a CDS encoding ABC transporter ATP-binding protein has protein sequence MLKAVNLSHKFDYPLFSDLNLDINPATTTAITGVSGSGKSTILHILSTLLKPASGEVIYNEKSIYNINENELLKIRRLEFGIIFQAHYLFKGFNAYENIELANVLSGHKINIELLKKLKIDHVMNQKIGELSGGQQQRVSIARVMSKKPRIIFADEPTGNLDKNTANEVMDVIFDYVKNENAALVIVTHDEDLASKCDFKFRLSEQKLEQLS, from the coding sequence ATGCTAAAAGCGGTAAATTTATCCCATAAATTTGACTATCCGCTTTTTAGTGATCTAAATTTAGATATAAATCCCGCCACTACCACAGCCATAACAGGCGTGAGTGGTAGCGGGAAATCTACTATCTTACATATTCTTTCCACGCTTTTAAAACCTGCTAGTGGCGAAGTTATATACAATGAAAAATCAATTTATAATATAAATGAAAATGAGCTTTTAAAAATTAGGCGCTTAGAATTTGGGATAATATTTCAAGCACACTATCTTTTTAAGGGTTTTAATGCTTACGAAAATATCGAGCTTGCAAACGTACTAAGCGGACATAAGATCAATATAGAACTTTTAAAAAAGTTAAAAATAGACCACGTGATGAACCAAAAAATCGGCGAACTTAGTGGCGGACAGCAACAAAGAGTTAGCATAGCAAGAGTTATGAGTAAAAAACCGCGTATTATATTTGCAGATGAGCCGACTGGAAATTTAGATAAAAATACGGCAAATGAAGTTATGGACGTGATATTTGACTACGTTAAAAATGAAAATGCTGCGCTTGTGATAGTAACACACGATGAAGATTTAGCAAGCAAGTGTGATTTTAAATTTAGGCTAAGTGAGCAAAAATTAGAGCAATTAAGCTAA
- the tsf gene encoding translation elongation factor Ts, with protein MEISASMVKELRESTGAGMMDCKKALQESNGDMQKAVDILREKGLGKAAKKADRLASEGLVSVVVSQDNKTATITEINSETDFVAKNATFVDLVKNTTVHVQSNSINTVEELKESSINGVKFEEYFQSQIATIGENLVVRRFETIKAGVNGAVAGYIHSNSRVGVLIGAACDSEATASKIHDFLRNLCMHAAAMKPQVISYKEFDPEFVEKEYLALKGELEKENEELVRLKKPLHKIPEFASRAQLNDEIIAKVTEHLKEELKKQGKPEAIWDKILPGQIDRYIADNTQLDQRLTLLGQFYVMDDKKTIEQVIAEEAKKLGGSIEIVSYVRFEVGEGLEKKTEDFAAEVAAQMA; from the coding sequence ATGGAAATAAGCGCAAGTATGGTAAAAGAGCTCCGTGAAAGTACCGGAGCTGGTATGATGGACTGCAAAAAGGCTCTCCAAGAATCAAATGGAGATATGCAAAAAGCAGTTGATATACTAAGAGAAAAAGGTCTTGGTAAAGCAGCCAAAAAAGCTGATCGTTTAGCGAGTGAAGGCCTTGTAAGCGTAGTCGTAAGTCAGGACAACAAGACTGCAACTATAACTGAGATTAACTCTGAAACTGATTTTGTGGCTAAAAATGCGACTTTTGTAGACCTAGTTAAAAACACAACTGTTCATGTTCAAAGCAACTCTATAAATACAGTTGAAGAGCTAAAAGAGAGTTCTATCAACGGTGTTAAATTTGAAGAGTATTTTCAAAGCCAGATCGCAACTATCGGCGAAAATTTGGTTGTAAGAAGATTTGAAACTATCAAAGCTGGAGTAAATGGCGCAGTTGCCGGATATATTCACTCAAATAGCCGTGTGGGCGTTTTGATAGGAGCAGCTTGCGACTCTGAGGCAACAGCTAGTAAAATTCATGATTTCCTAAGAAATCTTTGTATGCATGCTGCTGCTATGAAACCTCAAGTTATAAGCTATAAAGAGTTTGACCCTGAGTTTGTAGAAAAAGAGTATCTAGCTCTTAAAGGTGAGCTTGAAAAAGAAAATGAAGAGCTAGTTCGTCTTAAAAAACCTCTTCATAAAATACCGGAGTTTGCAAGCCGTGCTCAGCTAAATGATGAAATCATTGCAAAGGTTACTGAGCATTTAAAAGAAGAGCTTAAAAAACAAGGCAAACCTGAAGCTATCTGGGATAAAATCCTTCCTGGACAAATCGATAGATATATAGCGGATAATACTCAACTAGATCAACGCCTTACTCTTTTAGGACAATTTTATGTAATGGACGATAAAAAAACTATCGAACAAGTTATCGCTGAAGAAGCAAAAAAACTTGGCGGTAGCATCGAGATCGTAAGCTATGTACGCTTTGAAGTAGGCGAAGGCTTAGAGAAAAAGACAGAAGACTTTGCAGCTGAAGTAGCAGCTCAAATGGCTTAA
- the pgeF gene encoding peptidoglycan editing factor PgeF: MLVCIENNDVLAGFSTKKGGVSSGVYESLNLATHVGDDRQNVLENREILRRKIGAKKLIFMDQIHCDEIFEVLSLDDEIPPCDALITSLKNVALCVLVADCSPVLIYDKLQGKIAAIHAGRAGVTLQIVTKTIKKMGSKAINLKVVVGANISGKCYDIGNLDLGEFNKFKNGVKFNMNAALKCELDSFGVRDYEFSDICTHCDERFFSYRRDGVTGRFCGFIYLK; this comes from the coding sequence ATGCTAGTTTGTATTGAAAATAATGACGTTTTAGCCGGATTTAGCACTAAAAAAGGTGGTGTTTCGAGCGGCGTTTATGAAAGCTTAAATTTAGCTACTCATGTTGGCGATGACAGACAAAACGTACTTGAAAATAGAGAAATTTTAAGGCGTAAAATCGGCGCGAAAAAGCTGATTTTTATGGATCAAATTCACTGCGATGAGATTTTTGAAGTATTAAGTTTAGATGATGAAATTCCGCCTTGCGATGCTCTTATCACTAGTCTAAAAAACGTAGCATTATGCGTCTTGGTGGCTGATTGTTCGCCTGTGCTGATATATGATAAGCTTCAAGGCAAAATAGCTGCTATCCACGCAGGACGCGCTGGAGTAACACTTCAAATAGTTACAAAAACGATCAAAAAAATGGGATCAAAGGCTATAAATTTAAAAGTAGTAGTAGGTGCAAATATAAGCGGGAAATGTTATGATATAGGAAATTTAGATCTAGGTGAGTTTAATAAATTTAAAAACGGAGTTAAATTTAATATGAATGCGGCTTTAAAATGTGAGCTTGATAGTTTTGGTGTGAGAGATTATGAATTTAGTGATATTTGCACACATTGCGACGAGAGATTTTTTTCATACAGAAGAGATGGTGTGACAGGAAGATTTTGCGGATTTATCTACCTAAAATAG
- a CDS encoding YeiH family protein, whose amino-acid sequence MTHKDIYIKRRVKAWIFMMILGVCAYSLSLTEPFAKLGISALIIAVVLGAFFGNTAHSLVTLVSKTGVLAVCTKQILRLGVIFYGFRITMDEALSVGFGGVVSAAIIVFSTFLLGYFIGIKLGLDKKSAVLISSGSSICGAAAVLATNSVVNADSNRVAVAICTVVVFGSLGMFLYPLIYNLGFSGLSELEAGFMSGVSLHEVAHAVAAGNAIGEDGARVAVIVKMLRVLMLVPFLILLSVFSLYFLCEKKKGDKRGSFPYFAVWFIVALVVGSLPFFPRDTLMPLINLSDTFMLCVAMGALGLTITKNALKSAGKIPFILATILFFWLMFLGFILAKSFI is encoded by the coding sequence ATGACTCATAAAGATATTTATATCAAAAGACGAGTAAAAGCTTGGATTTTTATGATGATACTTGGAGTTTGCGCTTATAGTCTTTCACTAACAGAACCGTTTGCAAAACTTGGTATATCAGCACTTATCATAGCTGTAGTTTTAGGTGCTTTTTTTGGAAATACCGCTCATTCTTTAGTCACTCTTGTGAGCAAAACAGGAGTTCTAGCTGTTTGTACAAAGCAAATTTTAAGACTTGGCGTTATATTTTACGGCTTTCGTATCACTATGGATGAAGCTTTAAGCGTAGGATTTGGCGGTGTTGTCTCGGCTGCGATCATTGTTTTTAGTACATTTTTACTTGGGTATTTCATAGGTATAAAACTCGGGCTTGATAAAAAATCGGCAGTTCTTATTAGCTCAGGCTCTAGTATATGTGGTGCGGCGGCCGTCTTGGCTACAAATAGTGTAGTAAACGCTGATTCAAACAGAGTCGCCGTGGCGATTTGTACGGTTGTCGTCTTTGGAAGCTTGGGAATGTTTCTATATCCTTTGATCTACAATCTTGGTTTTAGCGGACTTAGTGAGCTAGAAGCAGGGTTTATGAGCGGGGTTAGCTTACACGAAGTAGCTCACGCAGTAGCAGCGGGAAATGCCATAGGAGAAGACGGCGCTAGAGTTGCTGTCATTGTTAAGATGCTCAGAGTTTTGATGCTAGTGCCATTTTTGATCTTGTTAAGCGTGTTTAGCTTATATTTTTTATGCGAAAAGAAAAAAGGTGATAAAAGAGGGTCTTTCCCTTACTTCGCAGTTTGGTTTATAGTGGCTTTAGTGGTCGGCTCATTACCGTTTTTTCCTAGAGACACGCTGATGCCATTGATAAATTTATCTGATACGTTTATGCTATGCGTGGCGATGGGAGCTCTTGGGCTTACTATCACGAAAAATGCTTTAAAAAGTGCTGGAAAAATACCTTTTATATTGGCTACTATTTTGTTTTTTTGGTTGATGTTTTTAGGATTTATTTTGGCTAAAAGTTTTATTTGA
- the fliR gene encoding flagellar biosynthetic protein FliR, whose product MEFVNFLGQNNVVTFFLLFVRTGALMIFFPFFSHMQIPVVVKTTLAFMLTIFLFPLADSSLNLANLQIEYLILETFAELMFGLCAGVLLMLVFGAIQLAGEQISMIMGFSMASVIDPQSGMNSPLISNILNFIVLLAFLLFDGHHIILQFIAYSLNFIPLGGFYPDENIVRYTAKGVMNLFLFGFIISFPILALSLLADLIFGMLMKTMPQFNLLVVGFPIKIAIGFVVLAAIISALVKLFTTLMMRVFNDLPSLFF is encoded by the coding sequence ATGGAGTTTGTCAATTTCTTAGGTCAAAATAATGTAGTAACATTTTTTCTTCTTTTTGTAAGAACTGGTGCATTGATGATATTTTTTCCATTTTTTAGCCATATGCAAATTCCAGTTGTTGTAAAAACCACTTTAGCTTTTATGCTTACTATTTTTTTATTTCCTTTAGCAGACTCTTCTTTAAACCTTGCAAATTTACAGATAGAATATCTCATATTAGAAACATTTGCTGAGCTTATGTTTGGACTTTGTGCTGGAGTGCTTTTGATGCTTGTTTTTGGAGCTATCCAGCTAGCAGGTGAACAGATATCAATGATAATGGGTTTTTCTATGGCTAGCGTTATAGATCCGCAAAGTGGTATGAACTCACCGCTTATCTCAAATATACTAAATTTCATAGTTTTGCTTGCATTTTTGCTATTTGATGGACATCATATCATATTGCAATTTATAGCTTATTCGCTAAATTTTATTCCGCTTGGTGGATTTTATCCAGATGAAAATATAGTAAGATATACCGCAAAAGGTGTCATGAATCTATTTTTATTTGGTTTTATTATATCGTTTCCTATTTTGGCACTATCTCTTTTAGCTGATCTTATCTTTGGTATGCTTATGAAAACTATGCCGCAGTTTAACCTTTTAGTCGTAGGTTTTCCTATAAAGATCGCAATAGGATTTGTAGTTTTAGCAGCTATAATCTCTGCTCTCGTAAAACTTTTTACCACTTTAATGATGAGAGTTTTTAATGATTTACCAAGCTTATTTTTTTAA
- the rpsB gene encoding 30S ribosomal protein S2: MVTMRDLLECGVHFGHQTRRWNPKMKKFIFGERKGIYIIDLQKTIRYFRYTYNVVRDAAAEGKTILFVGTKKQAGIAVKEYAEKCGMPYVNHRWLGGMMTNFGTIKQSIRKLEVIEAMEEDGSINLLTKKEALMLRRKKEKLLATLGGIRNMKSLPDMMFIIDTVKEKIAVAEANKLRMPVVAPIDTNCDPDTIDFPIPGNDDAIRSVQLFCQEMAEAINEGKALRDQDETEQEVAPVSQEEKDEVVAEAMSEADFEEQ, encoded by the coding sequence ATGGTTACTATGAGAGATTTACTAGAGTGTGGTGTGCATTTTGGTCACCAAACAAGACGCTGGAATCCAAAGATGAAAAAATTCATTTTTGGCGAGAGAAAAGGTATCTATATAATAGATTTACAAAAGACTATTAGATACTTCAGATACACATATAATGTTGTTAGAGACGCTGCAGCTGAGGGCAAAACTATACTATTTGTCGGTACAAAAAAACAAGCTGGTATAGCAGTAAAAGAGTACGCAGAAAAATGCGGAATGCCTTATGTAAATCACAGATGGCTTGGTGGTATGATGACAAACTTTGGAACTATAAAACAATCAATAAGAAAACTTGAAGTTATAGAAGCTATGGAAGAAGACGGCTCTATAAACTTACTTACTAAAAAAGAAGCTTTGATGCTAAGACGCAAAAAAGAGAAGCTTTTAGCAACTCTTGGCGGTATCAGAAATATGAAAAGCTTACCTGATATGATGTTTATAATTGACACTGTAAAAGAGAAAATCGCAGTTGCTGAGGCAAACAAACTAAGAATGCCAGTAGTTGCTCCTATCGATACAAACTGCGATCCAGACACTATCGACTTCCCGATACCTGGAAATGACGATGCTATAAGAAGCGTTCAATTATTCTGCCAAGAGATGGCTGAAGCTATCAACGAAGGTAAGGCTTTAAGAGATCAAGACGAAACAGAGCAAGAAGTAGCTCCAGTAAGTCAAGAAGAAAAAGACGAAGTCGTGGCTGAGGCTATGAGCGAAGCTGATTTTGAGGAGCAATAA
- a CDS encoding LysR family transcriptional regulator → MTIKQIEHFLKLCELKNVSTSAKEFDISQSALSNSIKELENSLNGLLFDRINKNLILNQKGKAFLEMITPIYNSLKEVELKMQSRSILNLNILASQNTGNYLLADIIAELNDKFNIKFNIKNTYDIVNELLEHKCDLGVIESDIYDKNISKIKICDDELVVVTGDKNYADKEFYIDELAKFSWILRENGSGTRQTFLSQIPSDVRLNISLEINSTEAIKKALIGKKFFSVLPKFALSKDLYEVRIKNIKFKRDLSIVFHAKKDMDADFLRFVDELKDSIIYKLNAPSSLLP, encoded by the coding sequence ATGACGATAAAACAGATAGAACACTTCTTAAAGCTATGTGAGCTAAAAAATGTAAGCACAAGTGCAAAGGAATTTGATATATCACAATCTGCACTTTCAAACTCCATAAAAGAGCTAGAAAACTCGTTAAACGGGCTACTTTTTGATAGAATAAATAAAAATCTCATCTTAAATCAAAAAGGTAAAGCATTTCTCGAAATGATAACACCGATATATAACTCGCTTAAAGAAGTAGAGCTTAAAATGCAAAGCAGATCTATTTTAAATTTAAATATTTTAGCCAGCCAAAATACCGGAAACTATCTTTTAGCAGATATCATAGCAGAGCTAAATGATAAATTTAACATCAAATTCAACATAAAAAATACGTATGATATCGTAAATGAGTTGTTAGAGCATAAATGTGATTTAGGAGTGATAGAGAGCGATATCTACGATAAAAATATCTCAAAAATAAAAATTTGCGATGATGAGCTAGTAGTCGTAACAGGAGATAAAAATTACGCGGATAAAGAGTTTTATATCGACGAGTTGGCCAAATTTAGCTGGATATTAAGAGAAAATGGCTCAGGTACAAGGCAGACTTTTTTATCTCAAATTCCAAGCGACGTAAGATTAAATATATCTTTGGAAATAAACTCTACAGAAGCGATAAAAAAAGCTTTGATAGGTAAGAAATTTTTTAGTGTTTTACCTAAATTTGCATTATCAAAAGATCTATATGAAGTGCGTATTAAAAATATCAAATTTAAAAGAGATCTAAGTATAGTTTTTCATGCGAAAAAAGATATGGACGCTGATTTTTTAAGATTTGTAGATGAGCTAAAAGATAGCATCATCTACAAGCTCAATGCTCCATCTTCTCTTTTGCCTTGA
- a CDS encoding riboflavin synthase: protein MFNGLIREIAKVKSFDGKFLSLEAKFRPSLGDSIAINGACLSVVSIQNDGFSVELSSESSKSLAIENYKDKVHIEPAMKIGDRIDGHLLQGHIDAVGEIITIKKLLSGTDFFIKLPKDIMHLVANKGSIAVDGVSLTINEVFEDSIRLTIIPISFRDTLFGEFKVGRRVNIETDLLARYVERILGIKNSHNKKLSWQEADFYASLY from the coding sequence ATGTTTAATGGGCTGATTAGAGAGATTGCAAAAGTTAAAAGTTTTGATGGCAAATTTTTAAGTTTAGAAGCTAAATTTAGACCGAGTTTAGGTGACAGCATAGCGATAAATGGAGCTTGTTTGAGTGTCGTTAGCATTCAAAATGATGGTTTTAGCGTAGAGCTTAGTAGCGAAAGTTCTAAGAGTTTAGCCATAGAAAATTATAAAGATAAAGTCCATATAGAGCCTGCGATGAAGATAGGCGATAGGATAGATGGGCATTTGTTGCAAGGTCATATTGACGCTGTAGGTGAGATAATAACTATCAAAAAGTTGCTAAGCGGGACTGATTTTTTTATAAAACTCCCAAAAGATATTATGCATTTAGTGGCAAATAAAGGAAGCATCGCAGTTGATGGTGTGAGTCTTACGATAAATGAAGTTTTTGAAGATAGCATAAGACTTACTATCATACCTATTAGCTTTAGAGATACGCTTTTTGGCGAGTTTAAAGTAGGTAGGCGAGTAAATATCGAAACAGACCTTTTGGCTAGATATGTAGAGCGGATTTTGGGTATCAAAAATAGCCACAACAAAAAACTATCGTGGCAAGAAGCGGATTTTTATGCTAGTTTGTATTGA